A genomic stretch from Sulfurimonas sediminis includes:
- a CDS encoding FoF1 ATP synthase subunit B', with protein sequence MLDINPILLLATFVVFVSLIAVLNSWLYNPLLSFMQKRDDDIKKDLEKVGSNDNEINELKAKAESIIMNAKLEAAALREKVIADAKELADSKLESKRAELAAEYLEFEQSLAKSKDELTSDLMSQVPVFKEAVKAKFSQI encoded by the coding sequence ATGTTAGATATAAATCCAATACTACTTTTGGCTACATTTGTTGTATTTGTTTCCCTTATAGCCGTTCTGAACAGTTGGCTTTATAACCCATTACTTTCTTTTATGCAAAAGCGTGATGATGACATTAAAAAAGATCTTGAAAAAGTAGGATCAAATGACAATGAAATCAATGAGCTCAAAGCAAAAGCAGAGTCAATAATTATGAATGCCAAGCTGGAAGCTGCGGCCCTAAGAGAAAAAGTTATCGCGGATGCTAAGGAATTAGCTGACAGTAAGTTAGAATCAAAACGTGCTGAACTCGCGGCAGAGTATTTAGAGTTTGAGCAATCACTTGCAAAATCTAAAGATGAGTTGACTTCTGACTTAATGTCACAAGTTCCGGTATTTAAAGAAGCTGTAAAAGCTAAATTTAGTCAGATATAA
- a CDS encoding ParB/RepB/Spo0J family partition protein gives MKSQKLGRGLDALLGEIDEAYENEGSQYDAVLEIPLKDIRPNPFQPRKSFDETALLELAESIKNDGLIQPIVVTEDIDGYILIAGERRLRASKLAKLKEIRAVVLNSDEQKMRQFALIENIQREELNAVELAEAYTELIKLHDVTHDELANIIHKSRTHITNTLRLLQLAPKTQKALVEKKISAGHAKVMVGLNEKDQQLILNSIIGQKLSVREVEAMIKSMKNVEPAPTDSVKKSDANYDFAQLKEKFSALGLHVKASKNKITVSFVSQDEIDEFLTHFRN, from the coding sequence ATATGATGCTGTATTGGAGATTCCGCTCAAAGATATCCGGCCGAATCCTTTTCAACCAAGAAAATCATTTGACGAAACTGCACTTTTGGAACTTGCCGAATCTATAAAAAATGACGGACTGATTCAGCCCATCGTTGTAACAGAAGATATTGACGGCTATATCCTAATTGCGGGAGAGCGACGACTTCGTGCTTCAAAGCTTGCAAAACTCAAAGAGATACGGGCAGTAGTTCTCAACTCTGATGAACAAAAAATGCGCCAGTTCGCTTTGATTGAAAATATTCAAAGAGAAGAGTTAAATGCTGTAGAACTGGCAGAGGCCTATACAGAACTTATAAAGCTGCATGATGTAACACATGACGAACTTGCCAATATTATTCACAAAAGCAGAACCCATATTACAAATACCCTGCGTCTGCTGCAGCTTGCTCCAAAAACACAAAAAGCACTGGTTGAAAAAAAGATTTCGGCAGGGCATGCAAAAGTAATGGTTGGCTTAAATGAAAAAGACCAGCAACTGATACTCAATTCGATTATAGGGCAGAAACTGAGTGTACGCGAAGTTGAAGCTATGATAAAAAGCATGAAAAATGTAGAGCCTGCACCAACTGATTCTGTAAAAAAGAGTGATGCAAATTATGATTTTGCACAGCTAAAAGAAAAATTCAGTGCACTCGGATTACATGTAAAAGCTTCTAAAAATAAAATAACCGTCAGTTTTGTATCACAAGATGAAATTGATGAATTTTTGACACATTTTAGAAACTAA